The DNA region CAGCAGTTCCTCCTCGTGGGCGAACTGCTTCTCGAGCATCTTCAGCCGGGATTGCTTGGCCTGCACATAGGCGGAGTAGTCGCCGTCGTAGTCGTGCAGGTGGTGGTTCTCGATCTCGACGATGCGCGTGACGACGCCGTCGAGGAACTGCCTGTCGTGCGAGACGACGAGCACGGCCCCGGGGAAGGTGCGCAGCCAGCCCTCGAGCCAGCGCACGCCGTCGAGGTCGAGGAAGTTGGTCGGCTCGTCGAGCAGCAGCACGTCGGGGGCCTGAACCAGGATCTTCGCCAGCGCGGCCCTGTTGCGCCAGCCACCCGAGAGACGGTCGACGGGCAGGGTGCTGCGCGCCTCGTCGAAGCCGATGCGGGTGAGAACCGTCTCGATGACGTTCTCATAGCCCCATCCGTCGATGGCGTCCATCTTCTCGAACAGCTCCCCCTGCTCCGTGAGGAGGCGCGTCATCTCGGGCTCGTCCATGGGCTCGGCGAGTCGAGACCCGATCGCGTCGATGCGGGCCTGGGTCTCGTGCACCTCGGCGAACAGCCCGCTCAGGATCTGCCGGATCGACAGCTCGCCGTCGAGCTCGGAGAACTGCGAGAAGTAGCCGATGGTGGTCCCGAGAGACACGTCGACGGTGCCGCTGGTCGGCTCCTGCCTGCCCAGCACGAGCTCGAGGAACGTGGTCTTGCCTGTTCCGTTCTTGCCGATGAGGCCCACCCTGTCGCCCTCGCGGAGCTTGAGGAACGCCTCCCGCACAACGAGTCGCCCGTCGTACTCCTTGGTCACGTCGTTCAGGCGGATCTGGCTCATGGGTGTCCTCGGAATTCGTCGGCACGGCTGCACCGGGGTGTCTCGCACCGGCAGGTGCGGGGGAAAGACGTCCGGCCCACCGCGGCGCTGCGATCCTCCTGCCCGAAGGCGGGAGGACGGCGCCGGCGGTGGGCCGGACGACGGATGCTGCTGCCTACGCCAGGCGGGCGCGCAGGTTGGCGGCGATCGACTCGAGGAACTGCTCTGTCGTCTCGTAGCCCTGCTCCGGGCCAACGAGGAGCGCGAGGTCCTTGGTCATCGAGCCGGATTCGACGGTCTTGATGACGACGTCCTCGAGGGTCGTCGCGAAGTCGATGAGCTCCTGGTTGCCGTCGAGCTTCCCGCGGTGGGAGAGGCCGCGCGTCCACGCGTAGATCGAGGCGATCGGGTTGGTCGACGTCGGCTTGCCCTGCTGGTGCTGACGGTAGTGACGGGTCACGGTGCCGTGAGCCGCCTCGGCCTCGACGACCTTGCCGTCCGGCGTCGCCAGGACGCTGGTCATGAGGCCGAGCGAACCGAAGCCCTGCGCGACGGTGTCCGACTGCACGTCGCCGTCGTAGTTCTTGCAGGCCCAGACGTAGCCGCCCTCCCACTTGAGCGAGGATGCGACCATGTCGTCGATGAGGCGGTGCTCGTAGGTGAGGCCCGCAGCGTCGAACTGCTCCTTGAACTCGGTCTCGAAGACCTCCTGGAACAGGTCCTTGAACCGGCCGTCGTAGGCCTTGAGGATCGTGTTCTTGGTGGAGAGGTAGACCGGGTAGTTGCGGTCGAGGCCGTAGTTGAGCGAGGCGCGGGCGAAGTCGCGGATCGAGTCGTCCAGGTTGTACATGCCCATGGCGACGCCGGAACCCGGCGACTGGAACACCTCGAAGGACTGCGGCTCCGAGCCGTCCTTCGGCGTGAAGGTCATCGTGAGGGTGCCCTCCCCCTCGAAACGGAAGTCGGTGGCGCGGTACTGGTCGCCGAAGGCGTGGCGGCCGACGATGATCGGCTTGTTCCAGCCGGGGACCAGGCGCGGGATGTTGGAGATGATGATCGGCTCGCGGAAGATCACGCCGCCGAGGATGTTGCGGATGGTGCCGTTCGGCGAGCGCCACATCTTCTTGAGGCCGAACTCCTCGACGCGGGCCTCGTCGGGGGTGATGGTCGCGCACTTGACGCCGACGCCGTGCTTCAGGATGGCGTGAGCCGCGTCGACCGTGATCTGGTCGTCGGTCTCGTCGCGCTTCTGAATGGAGAGGTCGTAGTACTCGAGGTCGATGTCGAGGTACGGGTGGATGAGCGAATCCTTGATGGCCTGCCAGATGATGCGTGTCATCTCGTCGCCGTCGAGCTCGACGACGGTGCCTTCAACCTTGATCTTGGACAATTGTTGTTCTCCTCGAAAGATGCGGGCCGATCGGCCCCGACAATCCTACCCGAGCAACGCAACTATCTCGACATCAAGACAGTTGCCTTGGATTTCCGCGGGTGACGTCCACGGAAACGCCGACTTTCCGCTCCGGCGGCCCGCAGGATAGCCTTGCGTCATGGGTGAGATCACACTGGAAGAACTGTCCGCGTCGAATATCGCGGCGGCGAACACCCTGAGCCTGAAGCCCGGCCAGGAGCAGTTCATCGCGCCGGTCTCGTACTCGGCGGAGACGACGGTGACCGACCCGGCCGCCGCTTGGCAGCGCGTCGCCCGCCTCGACGACAAGGTCGTCGGCTTCATCCACGGCAACTTCGATCCCGACAACGAGCACGACGAGTTCCGCGCGTGCATCTGGCGGATCAACGTCGACGCCGATGCCCAGGGTCAGGGCGTCGGCCGTTTCCTCGCCCGCTCCCTCGCCGAGGAGGCGCGCACCCGCGGCTTCGACCGCATCACGGTCATGTGGGAGCCGGGCACAGAGGGACCGGAGGCGTTCTTCCACCGCATCGGCTTCGTCGACGTCGGCCAGACCCAGTACGGCGACGTCATCGGTGCCCTCGCGCTCTGAGTCCGGGCGCACCGGTTCCGTCGGCCCGTCGGCTGGCGCATCCGTTCCCCGTCGTCCGCCCGCCATCGCGGAGGGCTTCGTCGCCGCCGTGCTCGAGGTCGTCGACTCGATTCCGCCCGGCCACGTCATGACATACGGCGACGTCGCGGCCACCCTCGGGTCCCGTGGCGCACGGGTCGTCGGCCAGGTCATGGCGCGATACGGCTCAGACGCCCCCTGGTGGCGCGTGATCAGGGCCGGCGGCCATCCGCCCGTCGACCACGAGGATCGAGCTCTCGTCCACTACCGGGCCGAGGGAACTCCGATCGTGCTGACGGATGCCGGCTACCGCGTCGCGACTTCGGCACGCTGGCGTCCCTGACACCACAGCGGCGCCTGCCGTACGCACCGCGTCAGCCGACGCGCTGCTCCATGAGGGCAGCGGCCGGGATGCGTGCTGCGACGGTCGTGCCGCGCCCGCCCTCGCCCATCGACAGCTCGACCGTTCCGCCGAGCGCGGCGATGCGGTCGACGAGCCCCATGAGACCCGTGCCCTTGGAGAAGTCGGCTCCCCCACGTCCGTCGTCGGTGACGCTCACACTCAGCCCGTCGTCGTCAGCGGCCAGGTGGATGCCGCAGTGCGACGCCTCGGCGTATTTCGCGACGTTCGTCAGGCACTCCGCGATGAAGAAGTACAGCGTGGTCTCCGTCAGCGGCGGGAGGTGATCGGGAACGACCACGTCGACCTGCACGGGCACCGGCGACCGCGACACCAGTTCGCTGATCGCCATGCCCAGGCCCCCGAGCGTGAGAGAGCTCGGGTGGATTCCACGCGCGAGCTCCCGCAGTTGCTTCAACGAGCCGCTCAGCTGCGCGAGCGCCTCCTCGAGGTCGGCAGCGAGCCCGTCGTTGCCGTCGGCACTCGCCCGGGTGATCGCCATCCGCAGACTGAGTGCCAGGGAGACGAGCGACTGCTGAGAGCCGTCGTGGAGATCCCGCTCGATCTTCTTGCGGGCGAGGATGCCGGCCTCGATGATGCGCACCCGGGACTCGCGCACCTCATCGAGCGTCTGCTCGAGCTCCTCACGCAGTCGTCCGTTGTCGACGGAGAGCGTCAGTGCCGTCGACACGGCGTCCAGCAGCTCCTGATTCTCGCTCAGCGCCCTGTCGTGATCGATGACGGCGAGGCGGCCCGACTGCGATTCGATCGCCATGAGTGCGCGCCCTCGTGGGCGTGCTCGTTCCGGCTCGCCGGACATCACGGCGCCGCGCGAGTCGACGTACCCCTCGACGTCGGGCTCCCACCAGTACACCTTCAGGGCGGGGTCCCGCAGCGTCTCGGCGAGAACGGCCTGCCAGTAGTCGCGGTCGACGCCGTCGCGGGTGTGCACCATGAGATCGGACACCCGTCCCCTCAGGCTCCTGATGAAACCGAGCCCAGCGACGAAGCTGATCGGGATCGACGCTGTTCCGAGATAGCCGAGATAGGTGAACACCGCCGAGCTGCCGCCGGTGAAGTCGGAGACGGTGCCGTAGGTCACCGCAGCGCACCACAGCACGAGGGCGACCGGCATGATGAAGGCGACGTTGCGAGCGGGCGTCGTGCCGCGCATCCAGCGCACCGTGACCAGCACGATGATCCCGATGATCAGGGCGATGCCGAGCACCCGGAAGCCGAGGTCGATGGCGGAGTACGCCGCCTGGTTCGCGGCGAAGGCGTAGACGTTCGGCGAGCAGTCGCAGTCGGGGTAGCGGTTGGGAGCAGGCATCACGAACAGCACGGCGAACATGCGGATGACGGCAGCGACGACGCCGATCGCGAGCAGCCATTTCTCCACAGGGCCGTAGAACCGCCCTGTCGGGTACACCACGACCAGTCCCGCCTGCAGGACGGCCCAGAACAGTCCGACGGACTCCAGGAGCGGCCAGACCGCGCCGTACGGCCACATGGCGGCGATGAACGCCGGCGGCAGCCAGAGGAACGCGATCGTGATCATGATGCGGGCGGGGATGGGCGAGTCGGCCGTCTCCCAGGCGATCCAGGCGCACGCGGCGTAGCTGAGCCCGGCGAAGGCGTGGAAGATCGTGCCGCTCAGCGACCACGGCTGCGCGAGGGCGGCTGCCTCGAAGCCGATGACCTCCTGGGCGACGATGAGCGCCGCCGCGAGCGCGACGAGCAGCAGCCTGCGGAGCCGCAGTGCCGTCACGGCTGGCCGAGCAGGCGGAGCACGGCGAGCACGCGCCTGTGGTCCGTGGGCGACTCGTCGATGCCGAGCTTCGACATGATGTTGCCGATGTGCGTCTCGACGGTCTTGAGGCTGAGGAACAGCGTCGATGCGATTCCGGAGTTCGACTTGCCCTCGGCCATGAGGGCGAGCACGTCACGTTCTCGTGGGGTCAGCACCTCGACGGACGGGTTGCCCTTCTGCGCGACGAGTTGCGCCACGACCTCGCTGTCGACGACGGAGCCGCCCGATGCGACGGTGCGCACGGCCTGGACGAGTCGCTCGGGTTCGGCGACGCGATCCTTCAGCAGGTAGCCCGTGCCTCCTCCGGCGCTCATGGCCCGGATGGCGTATGCCGGCGTCGCGTACATGGAGAGCAGCAGCACGCCCACCTTCGAGCCGCCGGCACGCAGAGTCTCGAGGGCGACGATGCCCTCGTCGGTGTGGGTCGGCGGCATCCGGATGTCGAGGACGACGGCGTCGACGGGGCGCTCCTGAACGACCATGAGCAACTCCGCAGCCGTGCCGACCGAGGCGACGATCTCGCAGCCGCCGGCGGTGAGGACCGTGGAGATCCCCGTGCGCAGCAGCATCGCGTCGTCGGCTATGGCGACCCTGGTCGGCGTGCCGTCCGGGGTGACTCTCTCCGCGTTCATGATCGTCCAGTCTGTCGGGCGCCGTGCTCACGACGCTGGGGGTGACGGATGTGACTGAAGGTGCTGTGCGATTGTGCAGGTGCCCGCGACTCAGGCGACGAACTCGCGGAGGCCGGCTCCGGAGAGCTCGTCCTTCGGGATGAAGCCGTCGGCGCCGCTCGCTTCGATGCGACTGCCGTAGTCACTCCGATCGCGACTCGATGTGAGAACGATAGCGAACGAACCGAGCGCGCGCAGCGATGGGACGACATCGAAGCCCATCGCATCCGGAAGCATCACGTCGAGCAGGACCAGGTCGGGCAGGCTGTCACCCACCAGCTCGAGTCCGGAATGAGCCGATGCGGCGTCGCCGATCACCTCGAAGCCGTCGGCTTCGAGGAGCCTGCGCACCTGATCACGAAACACGTCGTGGTCGTCGACGATCACCACCCGAGACACCATGTCCTGATTCTGCCCCGGCCACGAAGGGCCATCCGACCAGCGGGCCGAAGATCGGGGAGCA from Leifsonia sp. Root1293 includes:
- a CDS encoding response regulator transcription factor — protein: MNAERVTPDGTPTRVAIADDAMLLRTGISTVLTAGGCEIVASVGTAAELLMVVQERPVDAVVLDIRMPPTHTDEGIVALETLRAGGSKVGVLLLSMYATPAYAIRAMSAGGGTGYLLKDRVAEPERLVQAVRTVASGGSVVDSEVVAQLVAQKGNPSVEVLTPRERDVLALMAEGKSNSGIASTLFLSLKTVETHIGNIMSKLGIDESPTDHRRVLAVLRLLGQP
- a CDS encoding ABC-F family ATP-binding cassette domain-containing protein; amino-acid sequence: MSQIRLNDVTKEYDGRLVVREAFLKLREGDRVGLIGKNGTGKTTFLELVLGRQEPTSGTVDVSLGTTIGYFSQFSELDGELSIRQILSGLFAEVHETQARIDAIGSRLAEPMDEPEMTRLLTEQGELFEKMDAIDGWGYENVIETVLTRIGFDEARSTLPVDRLSGGWRNRAALAKILVQAPDVLLLDEPTNFLDLDGVRWLEGWLRTFPGAVLVVSHDRQFLDGVVTRIVEIENHHLHDYDGDYSAYVQAKQSRLKMLEKQFAHEEELLAYEQAASSARREAARNPDRGLARKLADIKKRQAPRPVDQVITAIYDGLRVSNDLLTVESLEKGFDGEPLFSGLTFSLHRGDRFAVVGSNGSGKSTLLDVLTGQTEPDAGRVRWAKGARFVSYNQVYADLDLTDTVGHAVNAYPDSLAFTATKKSVNRFLAMLQFSDADLQQKIGTLSGGQRARVAIAQCLLSGAAVIVLDEPTNHLDITSTQVMERALTHFPGAVVVVSHDRFFIDKIADTLLVFDGTGTVTQTPASGAL
- a CDS encoding MGMT family protein, with protein sequence MPSRSESGRTGSVGPSAGASVPRRPPAIAEGFVAAVLEVVDSIPPGHVMTYGDVAATLGSRGARVVGQVMARYGSDAPWWRVIRAGGHPPVDHEDRALVHYRAEGTPIVLTDAGYRVATSARWRP
- a CDS encoding NADP-dependent isocitrate dehydrogenase, which produces MSKIKVEGTVVELDGDEMTRIIWQAIKDSLIHPYLDIDLEYYDLSIQKRDETDDQITVDAAHAILKHGVGVKCATITPDEARVEEFGLKKMWRSPNGTIRNILGGVIFREPIIISNIPRLVPGWNKPIIVGRHAFGDQYRATDFRFEGEGTLTMTFTPKDGSEPQSFEVFQSPGSGVAMGMYNLDDSIRDFARASLNYGLDRNYPVYLSTKNTILKAYDGRFKDLFQEVFETEFKEQFDAAGLTYEHRLIDDMVASSLKWEGGYVWACKNYDGDVQSDTVAQGFGSLGLMTSVLATPDGKVVEAEAAHGTVTRHYRQHQQGKPTSTNPIASIYAWTRGLSHRGKLDGNQELIDFATTLEDVVIKTVESGSMTKDLALLVGPEQGYETTEQFLESIAANLRARLA
- a CDS encoding response regulator — its product is MVSRVVIVDDHDVFRDQVRRLLEADGFEVIGDAASAHSGLELVGDSLPDLVLLDVMLPDAMGFDVVPSLRALGSFAIVLTSSRDRSDYGSRIEASGADGFIPKDELSGAGLREFVA
- a CDS encoding GNAT family N-acetyltransferase — protein: MGEITLEELSASNIAAANTLSLKPGQEQFIAPVSYSAETTVTDPAAAWQRVARLDDKVVGFIHGNFDPDNEHDEFRACIWRINVDADAQGQGVGRFLARSLAEEARTRGFDRITVMWEPGTEGPEAFFHRIGFVDVGQTQYGDVIGALAL
- a CDS encoding sensor histidine kinase, whose translation is MTALRLRRLLLVALAAALIVAQEVIGFEAAALAQPWSLSGTIFHAFAGLSYAACAWIAWETADSPIPARIMITIAFLWLPPAFIAAMWPYGAVWPLLESVGLFWAVLQAGLVVVYPTGRFYGPVEKWLLAIGVVAAVIRMFAVLFVMPAPNRYPDCDCSPNVYAFAANQAAYSAIDLGFRVLGIALIIGIIVLVTVRWMRGTTPARNVAFIMPVALVLWCAAVTYGTVSDFTGGSSAVFTYLGYLGTASIPISFVAGLGFIRSLRGRVSDLMVHTRDGVDRDYWQAVLAETLRDPALKVYWWEPDVEGYVDSRGAVMSGEPERARPRGRALMAIESQSGRLAVIDHDRALSENQELLDAVSTALTLSVDNGRLREELEQTLDEVRESRVRIIEAGILARKKIERDLHDGSQQSLVSLALSLRMAITRASADGNDGLAADLEEALAQLSGSLKQLRELARGIHPSSLTLGGLGMAISELVSRSPVPVQVDVVVPDHLPPLTETTLYFFIAECLTNVAKYAEASHCGIHLAADDDGLSVSVTDDGRGGADFSKGTGLMGLVDRIAALGGTVELSMGEGGRGTTVAARIPAAALMEQRVG